Proteins from a genomic interval of Yoonia sp. GPGPB17:
- a CDS encoding DMT family transporter encodes MSASYAGHLAMLVFSMLVAGSFALGSLAANEMSPSALNAMRFWIATLIIGGVALATTGVSRSAMRAPWRYALLALFFTTYFVLMFEGLKTAPPVSAAAVFTLTPILTAGFGWLLLRQMLTSRMALALLIGAVGAIWVIFRADVAAILRFEVGRGEIIYFWGCMAHAVYTPLVRKLNRGETAVVFSFGVLLAGSLLLTAWGWNDLVSTDWAALPAIVWITILYTAVFASAATFVLLQFAALRLPSSKVMAYTYLTPSWVIVWELALGGVPPPALVLLGLLLTIAALVLLLREE; translated from the coding sequence ATGTCCGCCTCTTACGCCGGGCATCTTGCGATGCTGGTGTTCTCGATGCTTGTGGCGGGCTCCTTTGCTTTGGGATCGCTGGCCGCCAATGAAATGTCGCCCAGTGCCCTGAATGCCATGCGGTTCTGGATAGCCACCTTGATCATTGGCGGTGTGGCCTTGGCGACAACCGGTGTCTCGCGCAGCGCTATGCGCGCGCCGTGGCGATATGCATTGCTTGCCTTGTTCTTCACGACCTACTTTGTCTTGATGTTTGAGGGGTTGAAAACGGCCCCTCCGGTCAGTGCCGCGGCCGTCTTTACCTTGACGCCAATCCTGACGGCGGGTTTTGGATGGCTCTTGCTGCGCCAGATGCTGACGTCGCGCATGGCGCTTGCATTGTTGATCGGAGCGGTGGGTGCGATCTGGGTGATTTTCCGGGCGGATGTGGCGGCGATCCTACGGTTTGAAGTCGGGCGTGGTGAGATCATCTATTTTTGGGGTTGCATGGCCCATGCGGTTTATACGCCGTTGGTGCGCAAGTTGAACCGGGGCGAAACGGCGGTGGTGTTTTCCTTTGGCGTGCTGCTGGCCGGGTCACTTTTGCTGACCGCTTGGGGTTGGAATGATCTTGTGAGCACCGATTGGGCGGCTTTGCCCGCGATTGTCTGGATTACGATCCTTTACACGGCGGTCTTTGCAAGTGCGGCAACATTTGTACTGTTGCAGTTTGCGGCCTTGCGCCTGCCAAGTTCGAAGGTCATGGCGTACACCTACCTCACCCCGTCATGGGTGATTGTGTGGGAGCTGGCTTTGGGTGGTGTGCCGCCGCCAGCCTTGGTTCTGCTAGGGTTGCTGCTGACGATTGCGGCCCTGGTTTTATTGCTTCGCGAGGAGTGA
- a CDS encoding F0F1 ATP synthase subunit B — translation MRALLTSLFAIAASPALAAGDKPFFSLANTDFVVTIAFLIFIGILVYFKVPGLVGGMLDKRANSIKAELDEAKALREEAQSLLATYERKQKEVQEQSARIVAAAKEEATNAATAAKDDIAKSITRRLAAAEEQIVSAEASAVKEVRDQAIAVAVGAAKDVIAKQMDAKSAGALIDDSIATVAEKLH, via the coding sequence ATGCGCGCATTGCTCACATCCCTATTTGCTATTGCCGCCAGCCCTGCGCTGGCTGCAGGTGACAAGCCGTTCTTCTCGCTCGCCAACACCGACTTTGTTGTCACGATCGCTTTCCTGATCTTCATCGGCATCTTGGTTTACTTCAAGGTCCCCGGCCTTGTCGGCGGCATGCTGGATAAGCGTGCCAACAGCATCAAAGCTGAGTTGGACGAAGCCAAGGCGCTGCGCGAAGAGGCACAGTCATTGCTGGCCACCTATGAGCGCAAGCAAAAGGAAGTGCAGGAGCAATCCGCACGGATCGTTGCTGCTGCCAAGGAAGAGGCAACCAATGCCGCGACTGCTGCAAAGGACGATATTGCCAAGTCCATCACCCGCCGTCTGGCCGCCGCTGAAGAGCAGATCGTCAGCGCTGAAGCGTCCGCGGTCAAAGAGGTGCGCGATCAGGCGATTGCAGTTGCCGTAGGTGCGGCAAAGGACGTGATTGCCAAGCAGATGGACGCGAAGTCTGCTGGTGCGTTGATCGACGACTCCATCGCAACGGTTGCTGAGAAGTTGCACTAA
- a CDS encoding F0F1 ATP synthase subunit B': protein MATETTDAAGVCVDAGGSALGMPQLCADWMPNQIFWLLVTLIALYFVMSRIALPRISAVLAERSGTITNDIAAAEELKNKAAEAEAAYDQALLDARAEAHKIVAEAKAEIQAELDVELQKADAQIAAKTAESEAAIAEIRAGAVKSVTAVAKDTAKELVAAMGGSADAKTITAAVTARMKG, encoded by the coding sequence ATGGCAACAGAAACAACAGACGCCGCAGGAGTATGCGTTGATGCAGGGGGTTCTGCCCTTGGCATGCCGCAGCTTTGCGCCGATTGGATGCCCAACCAGATTTTCTGGCTGCTGGTCACGCTGATCGCACTTTACTTTGTGATGTCACGCATCGCCTTGCCACGCATCAGCGCGGTTCTGGCGGAACGCTCTGGCACGATTACAAACGATATTGCTGCAGCCGAAGAGCTGAAGAACAAAGCGGCGGAAGCTGAAGCTGCTTATGACCAAGCCCTTCTGGATGCCCGCGCCGAAGCCCACAAAATTGTGGCCGAAGCGAAAGCAGAAATTCAGGCAGAACTGGATGTCGAGCTACAGAAAGCTGACGCGCAGATTGCTGCCAAGACAGCCGAAAGCGAAGCAGCGATTGCCGAAATTCGCGCGGGTGCTGTAAAGAGCGTGACAGCCGTCGCCAAGGATACCGCCAAGGAATTGGTTGCGGCCATGGGTGGCTCTGCTGATGCAAAGACAATCACCGCTGCGGTGACCGCACGGATGAAGGGATAA
- a CDS encoding ArsR/SmtB family transcription factor yields the protein MTRHLDTIFAALADPTRRAILSMLLEDDMAVTDVAEPFKMSLAAISKHLTVLTAAGLISQEKRGRVKWCKLEPDALREASVWMQAFGQMDAIDLDAFESFLAQELNT from the coding sequence ATGACCCGACACCTCGACACGATTTTTGCGGCGCTGGCCGACCCGACCCGCCGTGCGATCCTGTCGATGCTGCTTGAGGATGATATGGCCGTCACGGATGTGGCCGAACCGTTTAAGATGTCACTGGCCGCCATATCCAAGCATCTGACAGTTTTGACGGCTGCCGGATTGATTTCGCAAGAGAAGCGGGGGCGCGTCAAATGGTGCAAGCTGGAGCCAGACGCATTGCGTGAGGCATCGGTCTGGATGCAGGCCTTTGGTCAGATGGATGCGATTGATCTGGACGCGTTTGAGAGTTTTCTGGCGCAAGAGTTGAACACGTAA
- a CDS encoding LysR substrate-binding domain-containing protein: MPRALPPLNALRAFEAAGRHQSFSGAAEELGVSHSAISRHVRGLEDRLGARLFRDLPRGVALTQAGARYLAALSPSFDRIAEASEVFDQRPAGQVTVDAEPLFAMKWLIPKLGDFYQRYPNIELRLQASSTIADLDRYEADLALRFSKAGPEGHDAPLLSDAPLFPFAAPSLVSGCIPPEQILSLPLLRDRHEDTWRKWAGLAGCPPPASAPSDWRMRARLAYETALAGHGVLLISSEIAEIDAAAGRLIQCSDIGFRMGSYHLVSAEGVMRRSAVRLFRDWLLDQSAGLRSVNR, encoded by the coding sequence ATGCCGCGCGCTTTACCTCCACTCAATGCCCTGCGTGCCTTTGAAGCCGCCGGTCGCCATCAAAGCTTCTCTGGTGCTGCGGAAGAGCTTGGGGTCAGTCATTCCGCCATCAGCCGACATGTGCGCGGGTTGGAAGACCGATTGGGTGCACGGCTGTTTCGTGATCTACCGCGCGGTGTGGCGCTGACCCAGGCGGGTGCGCGGTATTTGGCAGCGCTCAGCCCATCATTTGACCGGATTGCTGAGGCCTCGGAAGTGTTTGACCAGCGGCCTGCGGGCCAAGTAACTGTCGATGCCGAACCGCTTTTTGCAATGAAATGGCTAATCCCCAAACTGGGTGACTTTTATCAGCGCTACCCGAATATCGAGTTGCGGCTGCAGGCGAGTAGCACGATTGCAGATTTGGACCGATATGAAGCAGACCTTGCATTGCGGTTCTCAAAGGCCGGGCCCGAAGGTCACGATGCGCCGCTCTTAAGTGACGCGCCGCTTTTTCCCTTCGCTGCGCCCAGCCTTGTGTCGGGGTGTATACCGCCAGAGCAGATATTGTCACTGCCGCTGCTGCGCGATCGTCACGAAGATACCTGGCGGAAGTGGGCCGGGCTGGCGGGGTGCCCACCTCCTGCCAGTGCCCCATCCGATTGGCGAATGCGTGCGCGGTTGGCTTATGAGACGGCGTTGGCCGGTCATGGCGTCTTGCTGATCTCAAGTGAGATTGCCGAAATTGACGCGGCTGCGGGCCGGTTGATCCAGTGTTCTGATATCGGCTTCCGTATGGGAAGCTATCATCTTGTGTCTGCCGAAGGTGTGATGCGCCGCAGTGCGGTGCGCCTGTTTCGAGACTGGTTGCTGGATCAAAGTGCGGGGCTGCGATCCGTCAATCGTTAG
- a CDS encoding F0F1 ATP synthase subunit A, which translates to MAEEKEGGLVFHPLDQFIVKPLFGDGPVHWYTPTNLTLWMAIALLAIVAVFVLGSRGRAVVPTRLQSIGELIYGFIYKMVEGVCGKDGVKYFPYIMTLFLFILFSNYLALIPMSYSPTSMIAVTAILGFGVFFAVTILGFVKNGPAFLGLFWMSDAPAILRPIIAVIEVISYFVRPVSHSIRLAGNIMAGHAVLKVFAGFAALTLVSPVAIFGIVAIYGLEVLVCGIQAYVFTILTCVYLKDALHPAH; encoded by the coding sequence GTGGCTGAAGAAAAAGAAGGTGGTTTGGTTTTTCACCCGCTGGATCAGTTTATCGTCAAACCATTGTTTGGTGACGGCCCTGTGCACTGGTACACGCCAACGAACCTGACACTTTGGATGGCGATTGCGCTGTTGGCAATCGTTGCCGTCTTTGTTCTTGGCAGCCGCGGTCGTGCTGTTGTGCCGACGCGTTTGCAGTCTATCGGCGAGCTGATCTACGGCTTTATCTATAAGATGGTTGAGGGTGTCTGCGGCAAGGATGGTGTGAAGTACTTCCCTTACATCATGACGCTATTTTTGTTCATTCTGTTCTCGAACTACCTTGCGCTGATCCCGATGTCTTACTCGCCAACATCCATGATTGCGGTCACTGCGATCCTCGGGTTTGGTGTGTTCTTCGCGGTCACGATCCTCGGCTTTGTCAAGAACGGCCCGGCATTCCTTGGCCTGTTCTGGATGTCAGATGCCCCAGCGATCCTACGCCCGATCATTGCGGTGATTGAAGTTATTTCTTACTTCGTTCGCCCGGTCAGCCACTCTATTCGTCTGGCCGGTAACATCATGGCGGGTCACGCGGTTCTGAAAGTGTTTGCTGGCTTTGCGGCGCTCACACTGGTCAGCCCGGTTGCCATCTTCGGCATCGTCGCGATCTACGGTCTTGAGGTGCTGGTTTGTGGCATTCAGGCTTATGTTTTCACAATTCTGACGTGCGTTTATCTCAAGGACGCGCTTCACCCGGCACACTAA
- a CDS encoding FMN-dependent NADH-azoreductase, which produces MTTVLHINASGTKEGSVSRAATDTLLQELSPTQVITRDLAEAPLPQIDETWITTRLIPQDELTQADRDVLALSDTLIEEIKAADIILIGMPMYNFGMPAALKAWIDLIARPKVTFSYTENGPVGLLTNKKAIVAVASGGVPVGAPMDFATPHMEQVLRFVGIEDITVLTAKDIVAKAAA; this is translated from the coding sequence ATGACCACTGTTCTTCACATCAACGCCTCGGGCACCAAGGAAGGTTCGGTAAGCCGCGCCGCTACCGATACCCTGTTGCAGGAGTTATCGCCAACCCAAGTCATCACCCGCGATCTGGCCGAGGCACCCTTGCCGCAGATTGACGAGACCTGGATCACCACGCGCCTGATCCCACAGGATGAATTAACGCAAGCAGACCGTGACGTTCTGGCGCTCTCTGATACTCTGATTGAAGAGATCAAGGCGGCTGATATCATCCTGATCGGGATGCCGATGTATAACTTCGGGATGCCCGCCGCCCTCAAAGCATGGATTGACCTGATTGCCCGACCCAAGGTGACATTTAGCTATACCGAGAATGGACCCGTTGGCCTGCTCACCAACAAGAAAGCCATTGTTGCCGTAGCTTCAGGTGGTGTTCCTGTCGGCGCACCTATGGATTTCGCCACACCGCACATGGAACAGGTGCTGCGCTTTGTCGGCATTGAAGACATCACTGTGCTAACGGCCAAAGACATCGTTGCCAAAGCCGCCGCATGA
- a CDS encoding LysR family transcriptional regulator gives MDNWDEIRTAFQVARKGTVSGAADELGVHHATVIRHIDALEQRLGVKLFQRHARGYTATEAGQDLLQVAQATDDQFTQLAGRIKGQGEGVSGDLVVTSLGMASRMLTPILVDFQAEHPEVRVRYRTGDRVFRLEYGEAHVAIRAGTMPEEPDNVVQPFLQQHMALVASDAYAARHGMPKDEDDLKNHYFVTHDSDKSRAPFTRWLRDMVSDDRFIYRATENRNMQDAIVAGAGIGFVLAQELRAHPELTEVIPRREEWSAPLWIVTHVDLHRTTKVQSFLRFLKDRIKTLEC, from the coding sequence ATGGATAACTGGGATGAAATCAGGACCGCTTTTCAGGTCGCCCGCAAAGGCACCGTCAGCGGCGCCGCCGATGAGTTGGGCGTGCACCATGCGACCGTCATCCGGCACATTGATGCATTAGAGCAGCGGTTGGGCGTCAAGCTATTCCAGCGCCATGCGCGGGGATATACGGCGACCGAGGCGGGGCAAGATTTGCTGCAGGTCGCCCAAGCGACTGACGATCAGTTCACGCAATTGGCTGGCCGGATCAAAGGGCAGGGCGAAGGGGTATCCGGTGATCTGGTCGTCACATCGCTGGGCATGGCATCGCGGATGCTGACGCCAATTTTGGTTGATTTTCAGGCGGAGCATCCAGAGGTCCGGGTCCGCTACCGCACCGGCGACCGGGTGTTTCGATTGGAGTATGGCGAGGCGCATGTTGCCATCCGGGCCGGGACCATGCCGGAAGAGCCGGACAATGTGGTACAGCCGTTTTTGCAGCAGCATATGGCTTTGGTGGCGTCAGATGCTTATGCGGCGCGCCATGGGATGCCAAAAGATGAAGACGATCTGAAGAACCACTACTTTGTCACGCATGATAGCGATAAGAGCCGCGCGCCCTTTACCCGCTGGCTGCGTGATATGGTCAGCGATGATCGTTTCATTTACCGCGCAACTGAGAACCGGAATATGCAGGATGCGATTGTCGCGGGCGCTGGCATTGGCTTTGTGCTGGCACAGGAATTGCGGGCGCATCCCGAACTGACCGAGGTGATCCCGCGGCGCGAGGAATGGTCAGCACCGCTTTGGATTGTGACCCATGTTGATTTGCACCGCACGACCAAGGTGCAATCCTTTCTGCGGTTCCTCAAAGATCGTATCAAAACGTTGGAGTGCTAA
- a CDS encoding FadR/GntR family transcriptional regulator, whose protein sequence is MPFEPVQQEKLSQSVIRQIEGLILRGILRPGERLPSERELSERMSVSRPSLREALADLQGRGLLTSKAGAGVYVADVLGSAFAPALVTLFATHDEAVFDYISFRRDMEGLAAERAARLASDTDLKVIDAIYEKMELAHQKRNPADEAHLDADFHLSIIEASHNVIMLHMMRSMYELLREGVFYNRTVMFKQRMTRDTLLDQHRVINDALQNRDPVGARQAVETHLNFVEGALSDQQKADRNEAFAQKRLEHEVGR, encoded by the coding sequence ATGCCATTCGAACCCGTCCAGCAAGAAAAACTGTCCCAAAGCGTCATCCGCCAGATCGAAGGCTTGATCCTACGCGGCATCCTGCGCCCTGGTGAACGGCTCCCTTCTGAGCGGGAGCTTAGCGAACGCATGAGCGTTTCGCGGCCCTCTTTACGCGAAGCGCTGGCTGACCTGCAGGGGCGCGGCCTTCTGACCTCAAAGGCGGGCGCCGGGGTCTATGTCGCTGACGTGCTCGGCTCTGCCTTTGCCCCGGCACTTGTGACCCTCTTTGCCACGCATGATGAGGCCGTCTTTGATTACATCAGCTTTCGGCGCGATATGGAGGGGCTGGCGGCGGAGCGCGCCGCGCGCCTGGCAAGTGATACGGACCTGAAAGTCATCGACGCGATCTATGAAAAGATGGAACTGGCCCATCAAAAGCGAAACCCAGCGGATGAAGCGCATCTGGACGCTGATTTCCACCTGTCCATTATCGAGGCCAGCCACAATGTGATCATGCTGCATATGATGCGGTCCATGTATGAACTGCTGCGCGAAGGGGTGTTCTACAACCGTACCGTTATGTTCAAACAACGTATGACACGCGACACGTTGCTCGACCAACATCGCGTCATAAACGATGCGCTACAAAACCGCGATCCGGTCGGCGCACGTCAGGCCGTCGAGACGCACTTGAATTTCGTCGAAGGTGCGTTGTCTGATCAACAAAAGGCGGATCGGAATGAAGCCTTTGCGCAAAAGCGGCTAGAACACGAAGTAGGGCGCTAA
- a CDS encoding F0F1 ATP synthase subunit C produces MEGELAHIGAGLAAIGSGAAAIGVGTVAGNYLAGALRNPSAAAGQTATLFIGLAFAEALGIFAFLVSLLLMFAV; encoded by the coding sequence ATGGAAGGCGAACTCGCACACATCGGCGCTGGTCTGGCTGCAATCGGTTCCGGCGCTGCCGCAATCGGTGTTGGTACCGTTGCTGGTAACTATCTGGCAGGCGCACTGCGCAACCCATCTGCTGCTGCTGGTCAAACAGCAACACTGTTCATCGGTCTGGCATTCGCCGAAGCCCTGGGGATCTTTGCATTCCTCGTATCGCTTCTGCTGATGTTCGCTGTTTAA
- a CDS encoding OmpA family protein, whose product MTLTKFPLVLAAASLTFVAACEPGGPNDFQNTQQGALLGAGAGALVGALANNDGSVRERNQAALIGAALGAGVGAGIGNSLDRQAEDLRRQLRNDVGVSNNGRDLRVVLSEDLLFATNSTSLSGTAQRELRIVASSLQQYPDTTVNVIGHTDNVGDASFNQGLSERRASAVSSVLIGGGVSPRRIRSIGAGENNPIASNLNASGRQMNRRVEIVITPN is encoded by the coding sequence ATGACACTTACGAAATTCCCCCTCGTGCTTGCAGCTGCGTCTCTGACATTTGTCGCCGCATGCGAACCTGGAGGCCCGAACGACTTCCAAAACACCCAACAAGGCGCGTTGCTCGGCGCAGGTGCAGGTGCATTGGTTGGCGCGCTTGCAAATAACGACGGCTCCGTCCGCGAACGCAACCAAGCTGCACTGATCGGTGCCGCACTCGGTGCAGGCGTCGGTGCAGGCATTGGCAACTCACTTGATCGTCAGGCTGAAGATCTGCGCCGTCAGTTGCGTAACGATGTTGGCGTATCCAACAACGGTCGCGATCTGCGCGTTGTGCTCAGCGAAGACCTGCTTTTCGCAACCAATAGCACAAGTCTTTCTGGCACAGCACAACGGGAACTGCGGATCGTGGCAAGCTCTTTGCAACAGTACCCTGACACAACCGTCAATGTGATCGGACACACCGATAACGTCGGTGATGCATCTTTCAACCAAGGCCTGTCAGAGCGCCGTGCATCCGCTGTATCTTCTGTCTTGATCGGCGGTGGCGTATCACCACGCCGGATCCGCTCGATCGGCGCAGGCGAGAACAATCCGATTGCCTCAAACCTGAACGCCTCTGGCCGCCAGATGAACCGCCGGGTCGAGATTGTAATCACGCCAAACTAA
- the ffh gene encoding signal recognition particle protein, with protein MFENLSERLSGVFDKLTKQGALTDDDVKTALREVRVALLEADVSLPVARDFIKAVQEKATGQAVTKSITPGQQVVKIVHDELQHVLTGDEDPGALKIDNPPAPILMVGLQGSGKTTTTAKLAKRLKEKEGKRVLMASLDTNRPAAMEQLAILGGQIGVDTLPIVKGEDPVSIAKRAKTQASLGGYDVYMLDTAGRLHIDQELIAQAAAVRDVANPRETLLVVDGLTGQDAVNVAQEFDDKIGVSGVVLTRMDGDGRGGAALSMRAITGKPIRFVGLGEKMDAIETFEPERIAGRILGMGDIVALVEKAQETIEAEQAERMMKRFQKGRFNMNDLKMQLEQMMKMGGMEGMMGMMPGAAKMGKQMAAAGMDDSILKRQIALINSMTKKERANPDLLAASRKKRIAKGAGMEVSELNKLVKQHRQMADMMKKMGKGGMLKQAMKGMFGKGGPEGGMPDMNDPKAMAEAAKALQGKMPPGGLPGLGGGGMQLPPGLSGFGKKK; from the coding sequence ATGTTTGAAAATCTATCCGAACGCCTATCAGGTGTCTTTGACAAGCTGACCAAGCAAGGTGCGCTGACGGATGATGACGTCAAAACAGCGCTCCGCGAAGTACGTGTGGCACTGCTTGAGGCTGATGTCTCGCTGCCCGTCGCACGCGATTTCATCAAGGCCGTGCAGGAAAAGGCAACAGGTCAGGCCGTGACCAAATCGATCACGCCCGGCCAGCAAGTCGTAAAAATCGTCCATGACGAGCTGCAACATGTGCTGACCGGCGATGAAGACCCCGGCGCGCTGAAAATCGACAACCCACCTGCCCCGATCCTGATGGTCGGTTTGCAAGGTTCCGGTAAGACCACGACAACAGCGAAACTCGCCAAACGCCTGAAAGAAAAAGAAGGCAAGCGGGTTCTGATGGCCTCGCTGGACACCAACCGCCCAGCGGCGATGGAACAGCTGGCGATTTTGGGCGGGCAGATTGGCGTCGATACTTTGCCCATCGTGAAGGGCGAAGACCCCGTGTCGATTGCAAAGCGCGCCAAGACCCAAGCGAGCCTCGGCGGCTATGACGTCTATATGCTCGATACCGCAGGCCGCCTGCACATCGATCAGGAGTTGATTGCGCAGGCCGCGGCCGTCCGCGACGTGGCGAACCCACGCGAGACGTTGCTGGTCGTTGACGGCCTGACCGGTCAGGACGCAGTGAACGTCGCCCAGGAATTCGACGACAAAATCGGCGTCTCTGGCGTGGTCCTGACCCGGATGGACGGTGACGGGCGCGGTGGTGCCGCCCTTTCCATGCGAGCCATCACCGGTAAGCCAATCCGCTTTGTCGGTCTTGGCGAAAAGATGGACGCGATTGAGACGTTCGAACCAGAGCGGATCGCAGGCCGTATCCTTGGCATGGGCGACATTGTCGCGCTGGTCGAGAAAGCGCAGGAAACGATCGAGGCGGAACAAGCCGAACGCATGATGAAGCGCTTCCAGAAGGGCCGCTTCAACATGAACGACCTGAAGATGCAGCTTGAGCAGATGATGAAGATGGGCGGTATGGAGGGCATGATGGGCATGATGCCCGGCGCCGCGAAAATGGGAAAACAGATGGCTGCGGCGGGCATGGATGACAGTATCCTGAAACGTCAGATCGCGCTGATCAATTCAATGACCAAGAAAGAGCGCGCCAACCCGGACTTGCTGGCGGCATCCCGCAAAAAACGGATTGCCAAGGGTGCAGGCATGGAAGTGTCTGAACTGAACAAACTGGTCAAACAGCACCGCCAGATGGCGGATATGATGAAGAAGATGGGCAAAGGCGGCATGCTGAAACAGGCCATGAAAGGCATGTTCGGCAAGGGTGGCCCCGAAGGCGGCATGCCCGACATGAACGACCCCAAGGCGATGGCGGAAGCCGCCAAAGCCCTGCAAGGCAAAATGCCCCCCGGTGGCCTGCCCGGTCTGGGCGGCGGCGGCATGCAACTGCCACCCGGCCTCTCTGGCTTTGGGAAGAAGAAGTAA